The following proteins are co-located in the Spirosoma montaniterrae genome:
- the dnaE gene encoding DNA polymerase III subunit alpha: MQFSHLHCHTQYSLLDGQADIKKLIKKAKADNMPAVAITDHGNMFGVFEFVAEASKQGIKPIVGCEFYVVDDHTRKQFTKEQKDIRYHQLLLAKNPQGYKNLAKLCSLGYMEGLYGKYPRVTKALIDQYKEGLIATTCCIGAIVPKTILKKGEEAGEAEFKWWLDRFGEDYYVELQRHEIPDQIKANEVLVKFARKYNVKIIASNDSHYVDRDDWVAHDILLCVNTGEKQSTPSMKEFSDDEAMPKNTRFAFFSDQFYFKNTQEMSTLFHDMPEAIDNTNEIVDKVETLKLKRDILLPNFPIPQAFQVHDDNVLNQWEYLKHLTYEGARKRYGEIESHVQERLDFELFTIKTMGFAGYFLIVADFIQAGRDLGVMVGPGRGSAAGSAVAYCIGITNIDPIKYDLLFERFLNPDRKSMPDIDTDFDDEGRQKVIDYVVDKYGKQQVAAIVTYGTMAAKSAIKDVSRVMDLPLNDANALAKLVPDKPTYNMTLKRIFEDPIDGPGGLANLIQPEEVENVKRMRALEAGDQSVGRTMKLIDTAKVQNVLQQARRLEGTVRNTGVHAAGIIIAPDDLSNIVPVSTSKDTNLIITQYEGKVIEDAGVIKMDFLGLRNLTIIKECLRLIKQNHDIEIDIDGIPLDDSKAYELFQRGETNAIFQFESDGMKKHMKDLKPDRFEDLIAMNALYRPGPIAYIPNYINRKHGREEVKYDLPEMEEYLADTYGITVYQEQLMLLSQKLGNFTKGDADVLRKAMGKKQKDVLDKMKGKFMDGCAANGLNLKICEKVWTDWEAFASYAFNKSHSTCYAFVAYQTAWLKAHYTSEYMAAVLTSCLGNIEKITFFLEECKNLGLPVLGPDVNESERVFGVNKKGEIRFGLGGIKGAGDAAVEAIIEERKAGGPYQDIFDFAIRVNLRTVNKKTWESLAYAGAFDSIDEYHRAQYFDVPPTENSPFLEKIIRYANNYHTEKAAAQQSLFGGAGGDPMIPRPKAPTVPEWNQIEKLKYEKEVVGFYITGHPLDEFRLEMDAFCNCALNKVLESKQPEIKIGGIVSSAEQRVSKNGNPWMKFVLEDYEGSMEIALFGDDYVRMGQYVETGRFLHITGKTQNKWSSDQLEFKASSIRLLNEMREKMCKEIRVSLTLDALNAQLVARLNELVSAHPGQCTLSLNVVDPQENIQVSLQSRTLKVSPGNTFLRALEAMEGVTCKVA, from the coding sequence ATGCAATTCTCACACCTCCACTGCCATACCCAATACTCGCTGCTCGACGGGCAGGCCGATATTAAGAAGCTGATTAAAAAGGCCAAAGCCGACAACATGCCCGCCGTTGCCATCACCGACCACGGCAATATGTTCGGCGTATTCGAGTTTGTGGCCGAAGCCAGCAAACAGGGAATCAAGCCCATTGTCGGTTGTGAGTTCTACGTCGTGGACGACCATACCCGCAAGCAGTTCACCAAAGAACAGAAAGATATTCGCTACCACCAGTTGTTGCTGGCAAAGAATCCGCAGGGCTACAAAAACCTGGCAAAACTCTGTTCGCTGGGTTACATGGAAGGGCTGTATGGAAAGTACCCCCGCGTCACGAAAGCCCTTATCGACCAGTACAAAGAGGGGCTGATTGCCACGACCTGCTGCATCGGAGCCATTGTGCCGAAAACGATTCTCAAAAAAGGCGAAGAAGCGGGCGAAGCCGAGTTCAAATGGTGGCTCGACCGGTTCGGCGAGGATTATTACGTGGAACTGCAACGCCACGAAATCCCCGATCAGATCAAGGCCAACGAGGTGCTGGTGAAGTTTGCCCGGAAGTACAACGTCAAAATAATTGCGTCGAACGATTCGCACTACGTTGACCGCGACGACTGGGTGGCGCACGATATTCTGCTATGCGTTAACACGGGTGAAAAGCAAAGTACCCCGTCGATGAAGGAGTTCAGCGACGACGAGGCCATGCCCAAAAATACGCGGTTCGCGTTCTTCTCCGATCAGTTCTATTTCAAGAACACGCAGGAGATGAGTACGCTGTTTCACGACATGCCCGAAGCTATCGACAACACCAACGAGATTGTCGATAAGGTAGAAACGCTGAAGCTGAAACGCGATATTCTGCTGCCCAACTTCCCCATTCCGCAGGCGTTTCAGGTACACGACGACAACGTGTTGAACCAGTGGGAATACCTCAAACACCTGACCTACGAAGGTGCCCGCAAACGCTATGGCGAAATTGAAAGCCATGTGCAGGAACGGCTTGATTTTGAATTGTTTACCATCAAAACGATGGGCTTCGCGGGCTACTTTCTTATCGTGGCCGACTTTATCCAGGCCGGGCGCGACCTCGGCGTGATGGTGGGGCCGGGGCGTGGTTCGGCGGCAGGCTCAGCGGTGGCGTATTGCATCGGCATTACCAACATCGACCCCATCAAGTACGACTTGCTGTTCGAGCGGTTTTTGAACCCCGACCGGAAGTCGATGCCCGATATCGATACGGATTTTGACGACGAAGGCCGTCAGAAAGTGATTGATTATGTGGTCGATAAATACGGCAAGCAGCAGGTAGCGGCCATTGTTACGTATGGTACGATGGCGGCCAAGTCGGCCATTAAAGACGTGTCGCGGGTGATGGATTTGCCGCTCAACGATGCCAACGCGCTCGCCAAGCTCGTTCCCGACAAGCCGACCTACAACATGACCCTCAAGCGCATTTTTGAGGACCCCATCGACGGGCCGGGCGGGCTGGCTAACCTCATTCAACCCGAGGAGGTGGAGAACGTAAAGCGGATGCGGGCACTCGAAGCGGGCGATCAGAGCGTGGGGCGTACCATGAAGCTCATCGACACCGCAAAGGTGCAGAACGTGCTGCAACAGGCGCGTCGGCTCGAAGGTACGGTGCGTAACACGGGCGTTCATGCCGCCGGGATTATTATTGCCCCCGACGATCTGAGCAACATCGTACCGGTATCGACCTCGAAAGATACCAACCTGATTATCACGCAGTATGAGGGCAAAGTAATTGAAGATGCGGGCGTTATCAAGATGGATTTTCTGGGGCTGCGTAACCTCACCATCATCAAAGAATGCCTGCGGCTCATCAAGCAAAATCACGACATTGAGATCGACATCGACGGTATTCCGCTCGATGATTCAAAAGCCTACGAACTGTTTCAGCGGGGCGAAACGAACGCCATTTTCCAGTTCGAATCCGACGGCATGAAAAAGCACATGAAGGACCTCAAGCCCGACCGCTTCGAGGACCTCATTGCCATGAACGCCCTCTACCGACCCGGCCCAATCGCCTACATTCCGAACTACATCAACCGCAAACATGGCCGCGAAGAAGTCAAATACGACCTGCCCGAAATGGAAGAGTATCTGGCTGATACCTACGGCATTACGGTCTATCAGGAGCAGTTGATGCTGCTGTCGCAGAAGCTCGGCAACTTCACCAAAGGGGATGCCGACGTGCTGCGGAAAGCAATGGGGAAAAAGCAGAAAGACGTGCTCGACAAAATGAAGGGCAAGTTCATGGACGGCTGCGCAGCCAACGGCCTGAACCTGAAAATCTGCGAAAAAGTCTGGACCGACTGGGAAGCCTTCGCCAGCTACGCCTTCAACAAAAGCCACTCGACCTGCTACGCCTTCGTAGCTTACCAAACCGCCTGGCTCAAAGCGCATTACACGTCGGAGTACATGGCCGCCGTATTGACAAGCTGCCTCGGTAACATCGAAAAAATTACGTTCTTCCTGGAAGAATGTAAGAACCTCGGCCTGCCCGTTCTGGGGCCGGACGTGAACGAATCGGAGCGCGTATTCGGCGTAAATAAAAAAGGTGAAATCCGGTTTGGGCTGGGCGGTATCAAAGGAGCGGGCGATGCGGCTGTAGAAGCCATTATCGAGGAGCGCAAAGCGGGTGGCCCTTATCAGGATATTTTTGACTTCGCCATCCGGGTTAATTTACGGACGGTAAACAAAAAAACGTGGGAATCGCTGGCCTACGCCGGTGCGTTCGATTCTATTGACGAGTACCACCGGGCGCAGTATTTCGACGTGCCACCGACCGAGAACAGCCCGTTTCTGGAGAAAATCATCCGCTACGCCAACAATTACCATACTGAGAAGGCAGCCGCGCAACAATCGCTGTTTGGCGGGGCTGGTGGCGATCCCATGATTCCGCGCCCCAAAGCCCCGACCGTGCCGGAATGGAATCAGATCGAGAAGTTGAAGTACGAGAAAGAAGTGGTTGGTTTCTACATCACCGGCCACCCGCTCGATGAGTTCCGGCTTGAAATGGATGCATTCTGCAACTGTGCGTTGAACAAGGTACTGGAAAGCAAACAGCCTGAAATCAAGATTGGGGGTATTGTGTCGTCGGCAGAGCAGCGGGTATCGAAAAACGGGAATCCGTGGATGAAATTTGTGCTGGAAGACTACGAAGGGTCAATGGAAATTGCTCTCTTCGGCGATGATTACGTGCGGATGGGGCAGTACGTTGAAACGGGTCGGTTTTTGCACATTACGGGCAAAACGCAAAACAAATGGAGTTCCGACCAACTGGAATTCAAAGCCTCGTCGATCCGGCTGCTGAACGAGATGCGGGAGAAAATGTGCAAGGAAATCCGCGTATCGCTCACCCTCGACGCCCTGAACGCGCAGTTGGTGGCCCGGCTCAACGAGTTGGTCAGCGCACACCCCGGTCAGTGTACACTCTCGCTGAACGTGGTGGATCCTCAGGAAAATATTCAGGTTAGTTTGCAGTCACGAACGCTGAAGGTATCTCCGGGAAACACCTTCCTGCGGGCGTTGGAAGCGATGGAGGGCGTAACGTGTAAGGTGGCGTAG
- a CDS encoding outer membrane beta-barrel protein, with product MSRKLCLWIGLAVLGNVSVNGQSKLGKLSVAATLSPTYRHIAYRPQYLFPESDGQIVEPVFVVGNRWTPGFTTGLTAHYEYAPGWSVVSGAWFQQTTLRQTRPGNDGTTRIQNRIIRIPVVLNFQSSQKQLSPYFSLGFFADWPLMGRNIVTRTDQPTQRLRLQSDKGPYFHVMAGAGAIYRINKQYSVVVQPQYAYDLGRFGGYRTHNPAFGLTLLTQVLYTF from the coding sequence ATGAGTCGAAAATTATGCCTGTGGATAGGTTTGGCCGTTCTGGGTAATGTTTCAGTCAACGGACAAAGTAAGTTAGGCAAGTTGTCCGTAGCGGCTACACTGTCGCCCACCTATCGGCATATTGCTTATCGACCACAATACCTGTTTCCTGAAAGCGACGGCCAGATTGTTGAACCCGTTTTTGTGGTCGGTAATCGCTGGACGCCCGGTTTCACTACGGGCCTGACCGCCCATTACGAGTATGCGCCCGGCTGGTCGGTAGTATCGGGAGCCTGGTTTCAGCAAACAACACTGCGACAAACCCGCCCCGGTAACGACGGTACTACCCGGATACAGAATCGGATAATTCGGATTCCGGTAGTGTTAAATTTTCAGTCGTCGCAAAAGCAGCTATCACCCTATTTTTCGCTTGGTTTCTTTGCCGATTGGCCCTTGATGGGCCGGAACATCGTTACCCGAACCGACCAGCCTACGCAGCGGCTCCGGCTTCAGAGCGACAAAGGCCCGTATTTTCACGTTATGGCTGGTGCCGGAGCCATCTATCGTATCAACAAACAATATAGCGTTGTCGTACAGCCGCAATACGCCTATGACCTGGGGCGGTTTGGCGGCTACCGAACGCATAATCCGGCGTTTGGCCTAACGCTGCTGACACAGGTTTTGTACACGTTCTGA